In one window of Tumebacillus algifaecis DNA:
- a CDS encoding TlpA family protein disulfide reductase, with protein sequence MSRKSRLWLLLGAFVIVLAIYVGLSYESYLPDERTAMKLELKQAFPDLQLVTKQGEQADLKTFDNKQKVIFVVTTTCKVCNEQKDRFDSFAKHLQTKGVVPLVIYQDKEQKSFKDFKNMEDQFYLNASLKLSNVTPTTIWLDEENQVLEVDFGDYEGRRYVEKNFDFTY encoded by the coding sequence TTGAGCAGAAAAAGCAGGCTGTGGTTGTTGCTCGGGGCTTTTGTCATCGTGCTTGCCATCTACGTAGGGCTGAGTTACGAATCATACCTTCCGGATGAGAGGACAGCAATGAAGCTCGAGCTGAAGCAGGCTTTCCCAGACCTCCAGTTGGTAACGAAGCAAGGGGAGCAGGCTGACCTCAAGACATTCGATAACAAACAAAAAGTGATCTTTGTGGTAACAACAACTTGCAAAGTGTGCAATGAACAAAAGGATCGCTTCGACAGCTTTGCTAAGCATTTGCAAACCAAAGGCGTTGTTCCCCTGGTGATATACCAGGATAAAGAACAAAAATCATTCAAGGATTTCAAAAATATGGAAGATCAATTCTATCTGAATGCCTCATTAAAACTAAGTAATGTAACACCGACTACCATCTGGCTTGATGAAGAAAACCAAGTTCTTGAGGTGGACTTCGGAGATTATGAGGGCCGCCGCTATGTGGAAAAGAACTTCGATTTTACATATTAA
- a CDS encoding DoxX family protein, translating to MSKWKILQWLVRCVFAALFLYSGIWKAFTWTDTQAIIKSYELLPDTDWIIGTVAILIIIVEIVASVLMIWPRKQNWGVALSAVLLIVFTAILTYKYGDWLEYGCGCVGDDTGHAVGMKDIMKNVLLLSMLGLMMWMRKEGRDQF from the coding sequence TTGAGCAAGTGGAAGATCCTGCAATGGTTGGTTAGGTGCGTCTTTGCGGCGTTGTTTTTGTACAGTGGAATATGGAAGGCGTTTACATGGACCGATACGCAAGCGATAATCAAAAGCTATGAACTATTGCCTGACACTGACTGGATCATCGGTACGGTAGCCATTTTGATCATCATCGTGGAAATTGTAGCTTCTGTTCTGATGATATGGCCGCGCAAACAAAATTGGGGTGTTGCCCTGAGTGCAGTTCTGTTGATTGTTTTCACCGCAATTCTCACGTACAAATACGGTGACTGGCTGGAATACGGCTGTGGTTGCGTCGGAGATGATACAGGTCATGCTGTTGGGATGAAGGATATCATGAAAAATGTACTGCTGTTGTCCATGTTGGGATTGATGATGTGGATGAGAAAAGAAGGGAGGGATCAATTTTGA